One stretch of Diabrotica undecimpunctata isolate CICGRU chromosome 5, icDiaUnde3, whole genome shotgun sequence DNA includes these proteins:
- the LOC140442281 gene encoding uncharacterized protein, translating into MAKKSNYYCCVPQCDSWIKRDSNLSFHSFPKKDKQDRVLFNGTLVNKRNLWKHLLKMGKEPSPYMKVCSLHFKNEDYFKGENLSKLRRLKRCAIPSCKLPKVNILSKELPTNSTRAERSKNRTKQKVNPECDPEPPSIPDVDVPNKTNEPSEEDILCVDALLQLSGGTVKSFKDFQVQVNTPKVVTLSDIITSDTMLCSFTGLQNFQLLDGIVSSVNLVYKDIRSHRLGVRQRIILTFIKLKLDLSYAVLAPLFGVTQGLCKTYITQMICILAEVLQCTIYMPSSAELQKNVPICFTNFEDTEMVLDCTEIKVYKPKCLCCRIRFYSQYKGSETIKFMTGVSPSGVITFVSRPYGGRASDKIIFEESGVIEQIKPGSAIMVDKGFLIDELCSFHNVKLYRPPFLEKRKQLSREEAIQNSDIAAARVHIERTNQRIKLFKILSNKLHTNFIPYIQNIFIIICAVTNLSSPILADNKFLQ; encoded by the exons ATGGCAAAAAAATCTAATTATTATTGTTGTGTGCCTCAATGTGATTCTTGGATAAAGCGTGATAGTAATTTATCGTTTCATTCTTTCCCTAAAAAGGATAAACAAGACAGAGTTTTATTCAATGGCACTTTAGTTAACAAACGAAACTTATGGAAACACCTTCTAAAAATGGGAAAAGAGCCTAGTCCATATATGAAAGTGTGCAGTTTACACTTTAAAAATGAAGATTACTTTAAGG gagAAAACTTATCTAAACTTAGAAGATTGAAAAGATGTGCTATACCCAGTTGTAAGTTGCCAAAAGTCAACATATTGTCAAAAGAACTCCCCACTAACTCTACCCGAGCTGAACGTTCTAAAAACCGCACAAAACAAAAAGTGAACCCAGAATGTGATCCTGAACCACCAAGTATTCCAGATGTTGATGTTCCCAATAAAACAAATGAACCATCAGAAGAAGACATTTTATGTGTTGATGCACTATTGCAATTAAGTGGTGGAACAGTAAAGTCTTTTAAAGACTTTCAAGTTCAAGTCAACACTCCAAAAGTGGTTACGTTATCAGATATAATAACGTCAGATACCATGCTATGCAGTTTTACAGGATTGCAGAATTTCCAATTACTGGATGGTATAGTGTCATCAGTTAATTTAGTGTATAAAGACATTAGAAGTCATAGACTAGGTGTAAGACAGCGAATAATACTAACATTCATAAAATTGAAGTTGGATTTAAGTTACGCAGTGTTAGCACCATTGTTTGGTGTTACTCAAGGTTTGTGTAAAACTTATATTACACAAATGATATGTATCCTAGCAGAAGTGCTTCAATGTACTATATATATGCCTTCAAGTGCAGAATTACAAAAGAATGTGCCCATTTGTTTTACTAATTTTGAAGATACAGAAATGGTTCTGGATTGCACAGAAATAAAAGTGTATAAACCAAAGTGCTTGTGCTGCAGAATACGTTTCTATTCCCAGTATAAAGGAAGTGAAACCATAAAATTCATGACAGGGGTATCTCCTTCAGGAGTAATCACTTTTGTAAGTAGACCATATGGTGGTCGTGCATCAGACAAAATAATCTTTGAAGAAAGTGGTGTAATTGAACAAATTAAGCCAGGCTCTGCAATTATGGTggataaaggatttttaattgATGAATTGTGTTCATTTCATAACGTAAAACTCTACAGGCCTCCatttttagaaaaacgaaaacaacTAAGTCGTGAAGAAGCAATTCAAAACTCAGACATTGCAGCAGCTAGAGTTCATATTGAACGAACAAATCAGcgcataaaattatttaaaattttgagtAATAAACTTCATACGAATTTTATACCATACATACAAAATATCT